A part of Streptomyces sp. NBC_00557 genomic DNA contains:
- a CDS encoding MFS transporter, with protein sequence MRSDPTVQEHGRGGGSGRATVLVLAGTLTIMAGAVVSPAIPGIRAAFADTADVDLLARMITSAHALAIVLFSPFAGVLSERIGRKRALVTGMLTFALGGSSGFYLPDLASILAGRVVLGLGVSLIMTNSVAMIADLYDGTERQRLLGRQTAAGAFGGVALLVGGGALAGLGWRTVFLVYLLGAALVVPALTQLPQTRPGAAGARPTQDRSPSGTRRGPATGLAAALAAMFLGQVAFYSVPVQVPFLVEDHFHAGSVASGAVIAVQTLTTGLVSLRFAAIRRLAGEYGLVTAAFTAIAVGYLVLFLAPHVAVLALGTLVMGAGLGILMPTLNSWVVNEAPPEARSRYTGFLTTALFLGQFLAPIVTQPLVTGLGIQPMFLVIASGALVVAAGYLLAGRRRTAAAGRAVAAGAPGQGRDAQGDAPAGAPAPGSTRGTGNTGKHPPQNPAAAPAGRGDGASDASASPAAPPTPRAPHSLHRRQP encoded by the coding sequence GATACCCGGGATACGCGCCGCGTTCGCGGACACCGCCGACGTCGACCTGCTGGCCAGAATGATCACCAGCGCCCACGCACTGGCGATCGTGCTCTTCTCGCCCTTCGCCGGCGTCCTGTCCGAACGCATCGGACGCAAGCGTGCCCTGGTGACCGGCATGCTCACCTTCGCCCTGGGAGGCAGCTCCGGCTTCTACCTTCCCGACCTGGCGAGCATCCTGGCCGGCCGCGTCGTGCTGGGACTCGGCGTGTCCCTGATCATGACCAACAGCGTGGCCATGATCGCGGACCTGTACGACGGGACCGAGCGCCAGCGGCTGCTCGGGCGGCAGACCGCGGCCGGCGCCTTCGGCGGCGTGGCACTGCTGGTCGGCGGCGGTGCGCTCGCAGGGCTCGGCTGGCGTACGGTCTTCCTGGTCTACCTGCTCGGCGCGGCACTCGTCGTGCCCGCGCTGACGCAGCTGCCGCAGACCCGGCCCGGGGCCGCCGGCGCCCGGCCGACGCAGGACCGCTCACCTTCCGGCACCCGCCGGGGCCCGGCCACCGGGCTGGCGGCGGCGCTCGCCGCCATGTTCCTGGGCCAGGTGGCCTTCTACTCGGTGCCCGTACAGGTCCCGTTCCTGGTGGAGGACCACTTCCACGCCGGTTCGGTGGCCTCCGGAGCCGTCATCGCGGTGCAGACGCTCACCACGGGTCTGGTCTCGCTCCGCTTCGCCGCCATCCGACGCCTGGCCGGCGAGTACGGCCTGGTCACCGCCGCCTTCACCGCCATCGCCGTCGGCTACCTGGTGCTCTTCCTGGCCCCGCACGTCGCCGTGCTGGCGCTCGGCACCCTGGTAATGGGCGCGGGCCTCGGCATACTGATGCCGACGCTCAACAGCTGGGTGGTCAACGAGGCGCCGCCCGAGGCGCGCAGCCGGTACACGGGCTTTCTGACCACCGCGCTCTTCCTGGGCCAGTTCCTTGCCCCGATCGTCACCCAGCCGCTGGTCACGGGCCTCGGCATCCAGCCGATGTTCCTGGTCATCGCGTCCGGCGCCCTTGTGGTCGCCGCCGGGTACCTCCTCGCCGGCCGGCGGCGCACGGCCGCCGCCGGCCGGGCGGTCGCCGCGGGCGCCCCTGGGCAGGGGCGGGATGCGCAGGGCGACGCCCCGGCGGGGGCTCCCGCGCCGGGGAGCACCCGAGGCACGGGGAACACCGGGAAGCATCCGCCGCAGAACCCGGCCGCGGCACCGGCCGGACGGGGCGACGGCGCATCGGACGCCTCCGCCTCCCCGGCCGCTCCACCGACCCCCCGCGCACCGCACTCCCTCCACCGGAGGCAGCCGTGA
- a CDS encoding DsbA family oxidoreductase yields MTPHFPRSPTTRRVEFVLDLICVHSYLALTRFERAAARRRARGDRIEVVFRPFQIAPEAPAEGEPLTERHRRAFGAEAERMTQHMTAVGAREGLRLDFARAVFVNTLPAHRLLAAAGRQGRAEPMAERLFRAYLTDGANIGDAATLDRLAAETGVRRGGPEEPDEQTLTAELAKVRAEGVRQVPLLRFGTGTVLTGAQPEEVYFRALSETPSNDPFPFSGDQQSPEKTH; encoded by the coding sequence GTGACACCGCACTTCCCCCGCAGCCCCACCACCCGGCGGGTCGAGTTCGTCCTCGACCTCATCTGCGTCCACTCCTACCTCGCCCTCACCCGTTTCGAGCGCGCCGCGGCACGGCGGCGAGCCCGCGGCGACCGCATCGAGGTGGTCTTCCGTCCCTTCCAGATCGCTCCCGAGGCCCCGGCCGAGGGTGAGCCGCTCACCGAGCGCCACCGGCGCGCCTTCGGGGCCGAGGCCGAGCGGATGACGCAGCACATGACGGCCGTGGGCGCCCGGGAGGGGCTCCGCCTCGACTTCGCCCGGGCGGTGTTCGTCAACACGCTCCCGGCCCACCGGCTGCTCGCCGCGGCCGGCCGCCAGGGGCGGGCGGAACCGATGGCGGAACGCCTCTTCCGCGCCTACTTGACCGACGGGGCGAACATCGGCGACGCCGCCACGCTCGACCGGCTGGCTGCGGAGACCGGCGTCCGGCGCGGCGGGCCCGAGGAGCCCGACGAGCAGACCCTCACGGCGGAACTCGCCAAGGTCCGCGCCGAGGGCGTCCGCCAGGTTCCGCTCCTGCGCTTCGGCACCGGGACCGTCCTGACCGGCGCGCAACCGGAAGAGGTCTACTTCCGGGCACTGTCCGAAACCCCCTCGAACGACCCATTCCCCTTCAGCGGTGACCAACAGTCACCGGAGAAAACCCACTAA
- a CDS encoding NADPH-dependent FMN reductase encodes MSTSPLRLAVICASVREGRFGPTVARWFADQARQRGDVEVDYIDLAEHPLPAVLSQSPGSGTAEVLAQLTPRLEDADAFVVVTPEYNHSYPASLKSLIDWHYTQWRAKPVGLVSYGGLAGGLRAAEHLRPVFAELHAVTIREQVSFHNAWEQFDDNGDPKDPEGPATAAKTMLDQLTWWAEALREARRKRPYGQ; translated from the coding sequence ATGTCCACGTCGCCTCTGCGACTCGCGGTCATCTGCGCCAGCGTCCGGGAGGGCAGGTTCGGTCCGACGGTCGCGCGGTGGTTCGCCGACCAGGCCCGCCAGCGCGGCGACGTCGAGGTCGACTACATCGACCTCGCCGAGCACCCCCTGCCGGCGGTGCTTTCCCAGTCGCCCGGCAGCGGCACCGCCGAGGTACTCGCACAGCTGACGCCCCGTCTGGAGGACGCGGACGCGTTCGTCGTGGTGACGCCGGAGTACAACCACAGCTACCCGGCCTCGCTGAAGTCCCTGATCGACTGGCACTACACCCAGTGGCGGGCCAAGCCGGTGGGTCTGGTCTCCTACGGCGGCCTGGCCGGCGGCCTGCGCGCGGCCGAGCACCTGCGGCCGGTCTTCGCCGAGCTGCACGCGGTCACCATCCGCGAACAGGTCAGCTTCCACAACGCCTGGGAGCAGTTCGACGACAACGGCGACCCGAAGGATCCCGAGGGGCCCGCCACCGCCGCCAAGACCATGCTGGACCAGCTCACATGGTGGGCCGAAGCGCTGCGCGAGGCGCGCCGAAAGCGTCCGTACGGCCAGTGA
- a CDS encoding response regulator transcription factor: MRVLVVDHDAACARSVVHLLRQNGYGAWSVGTGQAALELHHQADLVLLDLGLPDVDGLQVCADIRAASDTPIIAVTEHTTELERVLCLKSGCDDCLDKPYGVQELIARIEAVLRRARVAALRSCIVHGPLRVDAARREVYLSGRLLSLTRKEFDLLHTLASRPGTVFSRRELMARVWQKSAGATAGRTIDTHVNSLRNKLGDSSWILTVRGVGFRLGRGMTMAA; the protein is encoded by the coding sequence ATGCGGGTGCTGGTAGTGGACCACGACGCCGCCTGTGCACGGTCCGTCGTCCACTTACTGCGGCAAAACGGTTACGGCGCTTGGAGCGTGGGAACCGGCCAGGCGGCACTGGAGCTGCATCACCAGGCTGACCTGGTGCTGCTCGACCTGGGGCTGCCGGACGTCGACGGCCTGCAGGTCTGCGCGGACATCCGTGCCGCGTCCGACACTCCGATCATCGCCGTCACGGAACACACCACCGAGTTGGAACGCGTGCTGTGTCTGAAATCGGGGTGCGACGACTGCCTCGACAAACCCTACGGTGTGCAGGAGCTGATCGCGAGAATCGAGGCCGTGCTGCGCCGTGCCCGCGTGGCTGCGCTCCGAAGTTGTATCGTCCACGGTCCGCTGCGGGTCGACGCCGCCCGGCGCGAGGTGTACCTCTCCGGAAGGCTGCTCTCCCTCACACGCAAGGAGTTCGACCTCCTGCACACGCTCGCCTCCCGGCCCGGCACGGTGTTCAGCCGCAGGGAGCTCATGGCGCGGGTGTGGCAGAAGAGCGCCGGGGCCACGGCCGGGCGGACCATCGACACGCACGTCAACAGTCTGCGGAACAAGCTCGGTGACAGTTCCTGGATCCTGACCGTGCGCGGTGTCGGCTTCCGTCTCGGGCGGGGGATGACCATGGCGGCCTGA
- a CDS encoding CHAP domain-containing protein: MTGPITPQEHSAASRGRTDALAEVHKPVDPSQELSSAELAVLDAVAPMDPNAPSTKVTRIAKREVGYRESGTNHTKYGRWYGADGQEWCDIFVSWVFHEAGQLPAVGGKQKYVPDHLKWFRKHHRFYRRGATGGGPREGCVIFFDLNGRNGEDHIGIVTSYDDTYVYTVEGNRSNEVRRLKYSRSSHLIWGYGYPAWDH; encoded by the coding sequence GTGACCGGGCCCATCACCCCGCAGGAACATTCCGCCGCTTCCCGCGGTCGGACAGACGCACTCGCCGAGGTGCACAAGCCGGTCGACCCCAGCCAGGAGCTGTCGTCGGCCGAACTGGCCGTGCTGGACGCCGTCGCGCCGATGGATCCGAACGCGCCCTCGACGAAGGTCACCCGAATCGCCAAGAGGGAGGTCGGCTACCGGGAAAGCGGAACCAACCACACCAAGTACGGTCGGTGGTACGGCGCCGACGGTCAGGAGTGGTGCGACATCTTCGTCAGCTGGGTCTTCCACGAAGCCGGCCAACTGCCGGCTGTCGGCGGCAAGCAGAAGTACGTCCCCGACCACCTCAAGTGGTTCAGGAAACACCACCGGTTTTACCGCCGCGGGGCCACCGGTGGCGGGCCGCGCGAAGGCTGCGTGATCTTCTTCGACCTCAACGGGCGCAACGGAGAGGACCACATCGGGATCGTGACGTCCTACGACGACACCTACGTCTACACGGTCGAAGGCAACCGCTCCAACGAGGTGAGGCGACTCAAGTACTCCCGCTCCAGCCATCTGATCTGGGGCTACGGCTACCCGGCCTGGGACCACTGA
- a CDS encoding nSTAND1 domain-containing NTPase yields MGRREGPLDPSAGPVQRFAFDLRKLRQEAGGLTYRAMAQRTGYSVATLSRAAAGGQLPSLEVVLAYVRACGAEPEEWEPRWRAVAREVAAEQQDADDADAPYRGLARFEPSDRHLFFGRDQLVARLTERVRACRMVAVVGASGSGKSSLLRAGLVPSLQDQQSSTCRLAAIRILTPGPRPASTHARALTASQSVGETVVVVDQFEELFTLCSDPVERAAFLDLLVSAVEPESRLRVVIAVRADFLSRCADHRPLAAALTDATFLLGPMGPAELREAIVKPAAAAGLIVERTLTARIVEDVAEEPGGLPLMSHALLETWRRRRGRTLTLAAYEAAGGVHGALTRTAEELYTRLSPDRAEAARRILLRLVTPGEGAQDTSRPAEHAELQALSTTGQSADTASVLDQLARARLVTLDGDMVHLAHEALITAWPRLQSWIDGARERLRVHRQLTEAARAWDALDRDPGALYRGTRLVTAEECLTGYRADLTPVEAEFLDASIAAREQERRVAARTARRIRALLAAVSALFLLASTVAVIAFQQRSLARAGRDRAVAEQVVAEAGQLNATDPSLAARMYVAAYRLRSDREATAGLLDTQNISLSSVLPGHSQPVYAVAFSPDGRTLATGAGDDTIRLWSLADPAHPVPLGRPLTGHTDWVYWLQFSPDGHTLASAGRDRTARLWDVRDPAHPKALGRPLTGHRDFVFSVSFSRDGRTLATASQDHTVRLWDVSDPAHAKALGPPLTGAGEAVASAAFSPDGRTVAAPGHDHVIRLWNVTDPTRPQPWRKPLSNPDVVYAVAFRRDSKLMASVGNDRKVRLWDVSDPARTKPLGGPLTGHTDTLLAVAFSPDGRTLATAGADHTIRLWDVSDPMHPAALGQPLIGHTGFVNWLAFSPDGRSLASASDDHTVRLWQLPRAFLAGHLGSVTGIAYGRDGRVLASASDGRVRLWDVRDPAGGRQLSELPGERLALRVMFQPRGRLLASADSDGTVRLWDVSAPGRPRQAGLIRTGGADQDDGVLAFTPDGRVLVTGGPKYGLRLWNVTDPARPAALGSPLTGHISFVHWAGVSPDGRTLASTSEDDKVRLWDIRDPVRPRPLPDIRTGDTGGTLWGAFSPDGRLLATAGVGHDVRLWNVSSPAHASPIGSSLTGHTGRVTWVGFSADGRTLASAGEDRSVLLWDLTDLTRPVPWGRALTAGHTEAIETAAYRPDGQLLATAGPDGTIEFTPFGLGRAIRRICATTAGQLTPAQWRDYVRELPYAQPCRA; encoded by the coding sequence ATGGGGCGTCGTGAGGGACCGCTGGATCCGTCGGCCGGGCCGGTCCAGCGATTCGCGTTCGACTTACGCAAGCTGCGCCAAGAGGCCGGGGGCCTGACCTACCGGGCCATGGCGCAGCGCACCGGCTATTCGGTCGCCACCTTGTCGAGGGCGGCCGCAGGCGGCCAACTGCCGTCGCTGGAGGTGGTGCTGGCCTATGTGCGGGCATGCGGGGCGGAGCCCGAGGAATGGGAGCCGCGCTGGCGGGCGGTGGCCCGGGAAGTGGCCGCCGAGCAGCAGGACGCCGATGACGCGGACGCCCCGTATCGAGGGCTGGCCCGCTTCGAACCCAGCGATCGTCATCTGTTCTTCGGGCGCGACCAGCTCGTGGCCCGACTGACCGAGCGGGTGCGGGCCTGCCGCATGGTCGCGGTGGTGGGCGCGTCCGGCAGCGGCAAGTCCTCCCTCCTGCGCGCGGGGCTCGTCCCGTCCCTCCAGGACCAGCAGTCATCGACGTGCCGACTGGCAGCGATACGGATCCTCACCCCGGGGCCGCGGCCGGCGTCCACCCACGCCCGCGCGTTGACCGCAAGCCAGAGCGTTGGTGAAACGGTGGTCGTGGTCGATCAGTTCGAGGAGCTCTTCACCCTGTGCTCGGACCCGGTGGAGCGTGCGGCTTTTCTCGACCTGCTGGTGAGCGCGGTGGAACCGGAGAGCAGACTGCGGGTGGTGATCGCGGTACGGGCGGACTTCCTCAGCCGTTGCGCCGACCACCGTCCGCTCGCCGCCGCCCTCACCGACGCGACCTTCCTGCTCGGCCCCATGGGGCCGGCGGAACTGCGCGAGGCGATCGTCAAACCCGCCGCGGCCGCAGGGCTGATCGTCGAGCGTACGTTGACGGCGAGGATCGTGGAGGACGTCGCCGAGGAGCCCGGCGGACTGCCGCTGATGTCCCACGCTTTGCTGGAGACCTGGCGCCGCCGCAGAGGCCGCACCCTCACGCTGGCTGCCTACGAGGCCGCAGGTGGTGTGCACGGCGCCCTCACGCGCACCGCCGAAGAGCTGTACACCCGCCTCTCGCCGGATCGGGCCGAGGCCGCCCGGCGTATCCTGCTGCGCCTGGTCACGCCGGGTGAAGGGGCCCAGGACACCAGCCGTCCCGCCGAGCACGCCGAACTGCAGGCGCTGAGCACCACCGGCCAGTCCGCCGACACGGCCTCGGTGCTGGACCAACTGGCCCGCGCGCGGCTGGTCACACTCGACGGCGACATGGTGCACCTGGCGCACGAAGCGTTGATCACCGCCTGGCCGCGACTGCAGTCTTGGATCGACGGCGCCCGCGAACGGCTTCGGGTCCACCGCCAGCTCACCGAGGCCGCCCGGGCCTGGGACGCGCTCGACCGGGATCCTGGAGCCCTGTACCGCGGCACCCGCCTGGTCACCGCCGAGGAATGCCTGACCGGGTATCGCGCGGACCTCACCCCGGTTGAGGCCGAGTTCCTCGACGCCAGCATCGCCGCCCGCGAGCAGGAGCGGCGGGTGGCGGCTCGCACCGCCCGGCGTATCCGGGCGCTGCTGGCCGCGGTGTCCGCCCTGTTTCTGCTCGCGTCGACGGTCGCTGTCATCGCCTTCCAGCAGCGCTCGCTGGCCCGCGCCGGCCGTGACCGCGCAGTGGCCGAGCAGGTGGTGGCCGAGGCGGGCCAGCTGAACGCGACCGATCCGTCGCTGGCGGCCCGGATGTATGTGGCGGCGTACCGGCTGCGGTCCGACCGTGAAGCCACCGCGGGCCTGCTGGACACGCAGAACATCTCGCTGTCCTCCGTACTGCCCGGACACTCCCAGCCGGTGTACGCGGTGGCGTTCTCACCCGACGGGCGCACCCTCGCCACCGGGGCCGGTGACGACACCATCCGGCTGTGGAGCCTGGCCGACCCCGCGCACCCCGTCCCGCTCGGCAGGCCGCTGACCGGGCACACCGACTGGGTGTACTGGCTGCAGTTCTCCCCGGACGGTCACACCCTGGCCAGCGCCGGCCGGGACCGTACCGCCCGGCTGTGGGACGTCCGCGATCCGGCGCATCCCAAGGCCCTGGGCAGGCCGCTGACCGGGCACCGCGATTTCGTCTTCTCCGTGTCGTTCAGCCGCGACGGACGCACCCTGGCCACCGCCAGCCAAGACCACACCGTCCGGCTGTGGGACGTCTCCGACCCCGCGCACGCCAAGGCCCTGGGCCCCCCGCTCACCGGGGCCGGCGAGGCCGTCGCCTCGGCCGCTTTCAGCCCGGACGGCCGTACGGTGGCGGCCCCCGGCCACGATCATGTGATCCGCCTCTGGAACGTCACCGACCCGACCCGCCCGCAGCCGTGGCGGAAGCCGCTGAGCAACCCGGACGTCGTCTACGCGGTCGCCTTCCGCCGGGACAGCAAGCTCATGGCCAGCGTGGGAAACGACCGCAAGGTGCGGCTGTGGGACGTCTCGGACCCGGCGCGCACCAAGCCACTGGGCGGGCCGCTGACCGGCCACACCGACACCCTGCTCGCGGTGGCGTTCTCACCCGACGGCCGAACACTCGCCACGGCCGGCGCGGACCACACCATCCGGCTCTGGGACGTCTCCGACCCGATGCATCCGGCCGCCCTCGGGCAGCCGTTGATCGGCCACACCGGGTTCGTCAACTGGCTGGCGTTCAGCCCCGACGGACGGTCGCTGGCCAGCGCGAGCGATGACCACACCGTACGTCTGTGGCAGCTGCCGCGTGCCTTCCTGGCCGGCCATCTCGGCAGCGTCACCGGCATCGCGTACGGCCGGGACGGCCGCGTGCTGGCCAGCGCGAGCGACGGAAGGGTACGGCTGTGGGACGTCCGTGACCCTGCGGGCGGCAGGCAGTTGAGCGAGCTGCCGGGTGAGCGCCTCGCCCTCCGGGTGATGTTCCAGCCCCGGGGCCGGTTGCTCGCGAGCGCCGACAGCGACGGCACCGTGCGGCTGTGGGACGTCTCCGCCCCGGGCCGTCCCCGGCAGGCAGGCCTGATCCGCACCGGCGGCGCCGACCAGGACGACGGCGTGCTGGCCTTCACTCCCGACGGACGTGTACTGGTCACAGGCGGCCCCAAGTACGGCCTTCGCCTGTGGAACGTTACCGATCCCGCCCGCCCCGCCGCCCTGGGCAGCCCGCTGACCGGCCACATCAGCTTCGTCCACTGGGCGGGCGTCAGCCCGGACGGCCGTACCCTGGCCAGCACGAGCGAGGACGACAAGGTCCGCCTGTGGGACATCCGCGACCCGGTCCGCCCCAGGCCCCTGCCGGACATCCGCACAGGCGACACGGGCGGCACCCTGTGGGGCGCCTTCAGCCCTGACGGACGGCTGCTGGCCACCGCCGGCGTCGGCCACGACGTACGCCTGTGGAACGTCAGTTCCCCCGCGCACGCCTCGCCCATCGGTAGCTCACTGACCGGGCACACCGGCCGGGTGACCTGGGTGGGCTTCAGCGCTGACGGCCGCACGCTGGCCTCCGCCGGCGAGGACCGCAGCGTCCTGCTGTGGGACCTGACCGACCTCACCCGGCCGGTCCCCTGGGGCAGGGCGCTCACCGCGGGGCACACCGAGGCGATAGAGACGGCCGCGTACCGCCCGGACGGGCAGCTCCTGGCCACAGCCGGACCGGACGGCACGATCGAGTTCACACCCTTCGGCCTCGGCCGGGCGATCCGGCGGATCTGCGCCACCACCGCCGGTCAACTCACCCCGGCGCAATGGCGGGATTACGTACGGGAACTCCCCTACGCTCAGCCATGCCGTGCATGA
- a CDS encoding GH25 family lysozyme — translation MRGLDVSAYQETVDWSAVAADGASFAYVKATEGTSYISSRFTQQYDGAAAAGLIRGAYHFARPDKASGSAQADYFVDHGGAWQPDGKTLPGVLDIEATRGLPTCYGVSPSATVRWIASFDDEYRRRTGRHPVINTNTSWWSQCTGNSSAFAATNLIWIGSWTGTPHPLPNGWSSYAFWQTSDSGTFPGDQDVFNGTEQDLRNLAANGTYTPPPPPPAGAWPIVQQGYSGRQVTTVQYLLNAHGAALSVDGSFGTATHDAVVAFQTRNQLTPDGIVGPKTWQALITTVKEGDHGPAVRAAQTELKAHGAALSVDGSFGTATHDAVVAFQTRNQLTPDGIVGPSTWLALVN, via the coding sequence GTGCGCGGACTGGACGTCAGCGCCTACCAGGAGACCGTGGACTGGTCTGCGGTCGCCGCGGACGGAGCCTCCTTCGCCTACGTCAAGGCGACCGAGGGCACCTCCTACATCAGTTCCCGCTTCACCCAGCAGTACGACGGTGCGGCAGCAGCCGGCCTGATCCGCGGCGCCTATCACTTCGCCAGGCCGGACAAGGCTTCCGGCAGCGCCCAGGCCGACTACTTCGTCGACCATGGAGGCGCCTGGCAACCCGACGGCAAGACCCTCCCCGGCGTCCTGGACATCGAGGCCACACGGGGCCTGCCGACCTGCTACGGGGTCAGCCCCAGTGCGACGGTCCGCTGGATCGCCTCATTCGACGACGAATACCGGCGCCGTACCGGCCGGCACCCGGTGATCAACACCAACACGTCGTGGTGGTCGCAGTGCACCGGCAACTCCTCCGCCTTCGCCGCGACCAACCTGATCTGGATCGGCAGCTGGACCGGCACCCCGCACCCCCTGCCCAACGGCTGGTCCTCGTACGCCTTCTGGCAGACCTCCGACTCCGGCACCTTTCCCGGTGACCAGGACGTCTTCAACGGCACCGAGCAGGACCTGCGGAACCTCGCCGCCAACGGCACCTACACGCCCCCACCGCCGCCGCCGGCCGGCGCATGGCCGATCGTCCAGCAGGGTTACAGCGGCCGCCAGGTGACCACCGTCCAGTACCTCCTCAACGCCCATGGCGCGGCACTGTCGGTCGACGGCTCCTTCGGAACGGCCACGCATGACGCCGTGGTCGCCTTCCAGACCCGCAACCAGCTCACCCCCGACGGCATCGTCGGCCCCAAGACCTGGCAAGCCCTCATCACCACCGTCAAAGAAGGGGACCACGGCCCGGCCGTCAGAGCGGCGCAGACGGAACTGAAAGCCCACGGCGCGGCCCTGTCGGTCGACGGCTCCTTCGGAACGGCCACGCATGACGCCGTGGTCGCCTTCCAGACCCGCAACCAGCTCACCCCCGACGGCATCGTCGGCCCCAGCACATGGCTGGCGCTGGTCAACTGA
- a CDS encoding peptidoglycan-binding domain-containing protein has protein sequence MSAVAVAGITAGSLAGASAGFAASQPAARPTASNQRVSILAVNNLGLTTTQAKHWQCELRNDGFDPGAIDGQLGTDSWKAAQRFFNWGGYYIDGKLTVDGIVGTETIKALQDFLNAHSYSLVIDGVAGPKTKAAFADYNTTNHCG, from the coding sequence GTGAGTGCCGTTGCCGTTGCCGGAATAACCGCCGGAAGCCTCGCGGGCGCAAGCGCGGGCTTCGCGGCGTCCCAGCCGGCCGCCAGGCCCACCGCGAGCAACCAGAGGGTCTCCATCCTCGCAGTGAACAACCTCGGCCTGACCACCACCCAGGCCAAGCACTGGCAGTGCGAACTGCGCAACGACGGTTTCGACCCCGGCGCGATCGACGGACAGCTGGGCACCGACAGCTGGAAGGCGGCCCAGAGGTTCTTCAACTGGGGCGGCTACTACATCGACGGCAAGCTCACAGTGGACGGCATCGTCGGGACCGAAACGATCAAGGCGCTGCAGGACTTCCTGAACGCCCACTCCTACTCCCTCGTCATCGACGGGGTCGCCGGACCGAAGACCAAGGCCGCTTTCGCGGACTACAACACCACCAACCACTGCGGATAG
- a CDS encoding transposase, with protein sequence MDEKPLLQALERTAPVLPTVPGTPARPSFDHVRHGTVDRFAALNTATGKMIAKLSAQHRAVDFRDFLDEIDRQTDPGLAVHVICDNLSAHKAPTVHKWLLVHPLVQLNFAPTHSSWISQAERSFAELQRRWLAGRCGVGRVVGLAHRDGGRSSVGCYPQWLVVL encoded by the coding sequence ATGGACGAGAAACCACTGCTTCAGGCCCTTGAGCGGACCGCTCCGGTGCTGCCGACGGTGCCCGGCACGCCTGCGCGGCCCAGCTTCGACCACGTCCGGCACGGCACCGTGGACCGGTTCGCCGCCTTGAACACCGCCACCGGCAAGATGATCGCGAAGCTGTCCGCGCAGCACCGCGCCGTGGACTTCCGCGACTTCCTGGACGAGATCGACCGCCAGACCGATCCCGGCTTGGCGGTCCACGTGATCTGCGACAACCTCTCCGCCCACAAGGCACCGACAGTGCACAAGTGGCTTCTGGTCCACCCCTTGGTCCAGCTGAACTTCGCCCCGACCCACTCGTCCTGGATCAGCCAGGCCGAGCGGTCGTTCGCCGAACTGCAGCGGCGCTGGCTGGCCGGCCGGTGCGGCGTGGGCCGTGTCGTCGGGCTTGCGCACCGAGACGGCGGGAGGAGCAGCGTCGGCTGCTATCCGCAGTGGTTGGTGGTGTTGTAG
- a CDS encoding response regulator, with translation MTRVLVVEDDPQLVRALVINLHARHYGVDAAPDGATALRLAAARQPDVVLLDLGLPDMDGVDIIKGVRGWSRVPILVLSARQASDEKVAALDAGADDYITKPFSMDELLARLRAAVRRTEDTPLVPETILVETEHFTLDLLAKKAVRDGRDVRLTPTEWHLLEILVTNPGRLITQKQLLQEVWGVSQSNKTNYLRVYMAQLRRKLEADPSHPRYLITEPGMGYRFEG, from the coding sequence ATGACCAGGGTGCTAGTGGTGGAGGACGACCCGCAGCTCGTACGGGCCCTCGTCATCAACCTGCACGCACGGCACTACGGCGTCGACGCCGCCCCCGACGGCGCCACGGCGCTCCGGCTCGCCGCCGCCCGTCAGCCCGACGTGGTCCTGCTGGACCTCGGCCTGCCCGACATGGACGGTGTCGACATCATCAAGGGCGTGCGGGGCTGGAGCCGCGTGCCGATCCTGGTCCTGTCCGCCCGCCAGGCGTCCGACGAGAAGGTCGCCGCGCTCGACGCCGGCGCCGACGACTACATCACCAAGCCGTTCAGCATGGACGAGCTGCTCGCCCGGCTGCGCGCCGCCGTCCGCCGGACCGAGGACACACCGCTGGTCCCCGAGACGATCCTGGTCGAGACGGAGCACTTCACCCTCGACCTGCTCGCCAAGAAGGCCGTACGGGACGGGCGGGACGTACGGCTGACCCCGACCGAGTGGCATCTGCTGGAGATCCTGGTGACGAATCCCGGCCGGCTGATCACGCAGAAGCAGCTGCTCCAGGAGGTCTGGGGCGTCTCGCAGAGCAACAAGACCAACTATCTGCGGGTCTACATGGCGCAGTTGCGCAGGAAGCTGGAGGCGGACCCCTCCCACCCCCGCTATCTGATCACCGAGCCCGGGATGGGCTATCGCTTCGAAGGATGA